In Deltaproteobacteria bacterium IMCC39524, the genomic stretch TAGTCTTTCCTGCTCAGGCTTCTGAAATTATTAATATTTCGTTTTGTTTTAAGGGTTGATAGCTTGCTATCAGCCCTTAACTTATGGCATTTTGTGAAGATAAAATCACACCTTTTTCCGGGGGGAAAGAATGCTTCTTTACGAACATGAAGGTTTCATCGAAGCTGAAGCGAAAGAGATTCAGCAACTTTGTCGCTCAACTTTTGCCGTCTCCTTTGGCAGCGATGCCCAGAGTCAGTATGAATTGCAGGCCTCTCTCTGCGATTATCTGGATAAAGATGAACAGCGCTGTCGCGTTGCCTTCTATGCCAAAAGCCTGAAAAAAGCCCTGATCTTTACCGTCGCCGGTCCAGATAAAAAAGCCTTGTGGAAGTACGGGCAGGAGACCCTTGTTGAACTTGGCTTCCAGCTGGAGGACGTCAATCTGAAGCTCAGTTCTGCCATGCTTGAGGTTGTTCTGCGCGATGTTCCCGGTATTGCCTCTCCCGCTGAAGCACAGCTTCAACGAACAGAACACCAACGAATCCTTGCCGATCTTCAGGCCGCCTTTGACGAAAAACCCGAAAGTCCGCAGGGGAAAAGAGCCGCCCTCAAGCTGAGTACTGAAAAACGCATACAGGATCGGTCTGGCGCGCTGCGAGAACTTCTTGAAGAGTTATTCTCTCCCCAAGAATCTGCCGATAATGAGAAGACGACACTTCTGGCCCAGATAAAAGATCTTACTGCAAGGCTGGAAGAAGCAGAAACCGCGGCTGAGTCAGCACGCTCGCAAAAAGAATTCAGCGAGGCCATTACGTCTGCTGCGGAAAAGCGCATTCAGGACCTCGAGGAGAGCTTGGTTGATGTCGAAACGCAGTCTTCAGATGTTTTAAAACAGAAGCGCAAGATTGTCGCATTGAATGGTCGCATCAAGTCGCTTGATGCCGATTTGACTTCTGTCCGAGACGCTTTGGCTGCAGAGCAGCAGAAGCAAAAACAGTTTGTTGATGATGTCAAATCAGCCAATGAGCAGATTGTTGCTTTGCAGAATGATCTTAAAGAGTCTGAAGGCCTTCGAGAGGAGGCCTTTGCTCAGCTCGGAGAGCAGGAGTCTGAGGCGACGCAGCTTGATAAGAACTGCAGAGAGGCCGAACTCCGGATCAAGGCCCTTGATCTGGAGCTCAAGACTGCCGAGCAGAGGGCTGATGGTTTCAGTGAAGCCGTTAAACTCTCGGAGGCGTTGCAGTTTCAGTTGGATAAGGCAGAGGAACAGCTTAAGGAGACGATTGCTCTTAAGGACAGTCTCCAAGAGGAGCTTGCGGTTGCTGTTGAAAAGCAAGAGACTTTGCAGAAGAGTCTTGAGGAGGCTGAGAGCCTTGGGCAGGCCAATGCTGCCAAGCATGCTGAACTCCGGGAATTGGAAGGCCTCTATGCCGAATTGGGGCAGAAAAACGAGAACTTGAAAGAAGAACTCTCTTTGGCTCTTGAAAAGTATGATGGTTTGCAGAAGGGTTTCGAGGAGGTAAAGCGCTTGAGTCAGGCCAATGCCGCTGAGTCTGCCAATCTGCAAGAAACGGAAGGACGGTACGCCGAACTGGTCAAGATGAACGAGAGCCTTCGCCAAGAATTTGATCAGGAACTTAGTGTCCGCAAGCGTTTGGAGAGAGGAGCTGCAGAGGATGATCGACGTATCTCTGAGCTGCAACAGTCTCTGAAGCAGGCTGAGTCTGCCGCTGAAGAATTAAAGTCCAGACCGGGGGTTGCTGAGCCTGAATCCTCTGCAGCGCTTGACCAGGAGGTGAAGGCGCTGACTCTTCGTGTCGACCAGGAGAAAGCTGCGAGGGAGACTCTGGACAACGAACTTCAGGAGGCTCATAAGATCATTGATTCCCTTGAAAAAATGGTCCGTGAGACAGAAGCCAGCAGTCTGGAAGTGAGCTCCCGGGAGGCTTCCACAGGGCAGGACGATGACCGGGTTCAGGAGCTGGAAGAACGACTACGATCTCTGGAGGACCAACTGGAAGGGGAGACCCTTGTTAAGAAGGCTCTGGCCAAAGAGCTTGCATCGGTTGAGAAGAAGCTTGCTGAGCAGGAAGCTTTGCTGGCAGAGGCAACGACTCTGGAAAAAGGGCAGGGTGTCGTGGAGACGGCTGCTCCGGGTGAGAATGAAAAGGTATCAACGTCCTCTAAACCCTTACCTCATGAAGTGCGGCCCACGCCCAAGAAAGGTGCTTTCTTCCGCCCGGATTGGGATCTTCAGGGATTGCCCTGCAGCTCAACAGGTCAAGTCTTCAAGGCATGGGAAACCGTCTTTAATGTCCAGATGGCTATCGAGGGTTATCCCTCACAATACTGTATGGCCTTTATGGTTGTTCTGAAGCAGGGAAAGCAGAAGAACCTTTATCTGCTCTATCGGCTGAAGCAGAACAAACACACCCTGGTCTGTATTCCGGCGAAGAGACCTAAGGATGAAGACTCTATGCAAAAGGCGATCAAGAAAGGCCTGGACTTTCTTCGAAAGAGTGGTTTTGAGATGGACGAGATGACTGCAGAGCATATCGAGAGTACTTTGGGGAGCTATTGCCAGGATTCTGATTGATGTATTGAAACGGTTCTGCCGAAGGTGCTAAGAAAAAGTAAAGGCCAGGAATTATCCTGGCCTTTACTTTTTCTGAAAAGATGAGAACTTTGCTTTTACTTACGTTGGAACTCCGAAGAAGCAAAGCTGTACTTGAAGTTCATGTGATCTGTGTAGGTCCCTTCAAGGATGGCGACAACGTCCTCGGTGAAAACCAGTTCCTCGTCAGTCGGGATGACAAAGACTTTGACCGGTGAATCGGGAGTGGTAATCACGGTCTCCGTCTTACGGGTCATGGTGTTGCGATTCTTCTCTTTGTCGAGAATGATGCCCATGAACTCGAGGCCTTCAACAGCTTTCTCGCGAATCAGAGTCCCCATTTCACCGACACCAGCAGTGAAAACAACAGCATCAATGCCACCGATCGCCGCAGCGTAGGACCCGATGTATTTCTTCAAGCGATAAGCTTCGACCTCGAGAGCGAGCTTGCAGAGTTTGTCGCCTTCTTCGGCGCCTTCGATGACATCGCGGCGGTCAGTGTATTGACCGGTAATTCCCAGGATGCCGGACTTTTTGTTCAGAACGCTGTCGATCTCCATGGGGGTGAGGCCTTCCTGTTCCATGATAAAGGCCGGGATCGCTGGGTCGATATCGCCACAACGGGTTCCCATGACAGCACCTTCAAGAGGGGTAAGGCCCATCGACGTGTCTACGGAGACGCCATTTTTAATGGCAGAGTGGGAGACGCCATTGCCGATATGCATGGTGATGATATTACAATCTTTCGGGTCTTTACCAAGCATGACTGCGGCACGCTTGGACACATAGAGATGGCTGGTGCCGTGAAAGCCGTAACGACGGACACCATATTTCTTGTACCATTCATGGGGAAGGGGATAGGTGTAGGCTGGCTCAGGCATGGTCTGATGAAAGGCCGTGTCGAAGATCGCAATATGCGGAACGTCAGGAAGAACCGACTGGGCCGCTTCAATACCAGAAATGTTAGGTGGATTATGCAAAGGAGCGAGATGCTGAACTGCTTTAATGGTCTCCAGAACGGCATCGTCTATTGTTACCGAGCAGGTAAACTTCTCTCCGCCATGAACAACACGGTGGCCGACTGCTGATATCTGGGTTATTTCTTCAAGGACACCGTATTCCTTGTCAGTCAGGATTTTGATGATCAGGTGAATTGCAACCTT encodes the following:
- a CDS encoding acetate kinase gives rise to the protein MDILALNCGSSSVKYQLYDWEKKEVIAKGMVERVTIGDSYIIHEVPGRETYREEYECPDHKVAIHLIIKILTDKEYGVLEEITQISAVGHRVVHGGEKFTCSVTIDDAVLETIKAVQHLAPLHNPPNISGIEAAQSVLPDVPHIAIFDTAFHQTMPEPAYTYPLPHEWYKKYGVRRYGFHGTSHLYVSKRAAVMLGKDPKDCNIITMHIGNGVSHSAIKNGVSVDTSMGLTPLEGAVMGTRCGDIDPAIPAFIMEQEGLTPMEIDSVLNKKSGILGITGQYTDRRDVIEGAEEGDKLCKLALEVEAYRLKKYIGSYAAAIGGIDAVVFTAGVGEMGTLIREKAVEGLEFMGIILDKEKNRNTMTRKTETVITTPDSPVKVFVIPTDEELVFTEDVVAILEGTYTDHMNFKYSFASSEFQRK